The window GGTCGATGGCACCTTAAACGAAGTGGAATTAGATTGGGATCGTCGCACTGCATTAGGCGTGGTACTCGCAGCCCATAACTACCCCGATACCCCGCGCAATGGCGATGTGATTACCGGCATTCCTGCCGATACCGAAGATCAACTAACCTTCCATGCGGGTACCAAACTACAAGATGGCAAGCTAGTCACCTCCGGTGGTCGCGTGATGTGTGTAGTGGGTTTATCTGACACAGTTCGCGGCGCACAACAAAAAGCTTTTGAAGCTATCTCTCAAATCCAATTTGATGGCATGCAATATCGCAAAGATATTGGTTATCGTGCAGTGAAGTAATTACACTAATTTTGATCATTCAACACAAAGCACCTTTCATCCTTGTCATCTCCTGAGCGAACTCAAATCCATATTGCAGACTTAAAAGAGTATTTTTTGGGCCTGCAAGCACGCATCACCACAGCAATGAGTGCATTGGATGGCAAGGCATTTATGGTCGATGCCTGGGAGAAGCCGGAAGATAGCAAGCTAAAGGGTTATGGTCGCACCTGCACTTTAGATGGCGGCAAAATTCTCGAGAAAGGTGGCGTGGGGTTCTCTCACGTTCGTGGCGATCAGATGCCTCCTTCTGCATCACATCATCGCCCAGAACTGACGGGACGCAGTTTTGAGGCCATGGGTGTTTCTGTCGTGTTTCATCCACATAACCCCAAAGCACCCACAACCCATATGAATGTGCGCTGCTTTATTGCGCAAGCTCCGGATAAGGAACCTGTTTGGTGGTTTGGTGGTGGCTTTGACCTTACTCCTTACTATGGCGTCGATGAAGACTGCAGGCACTTCCATCAGACAGCTAAAGACGCCCTAGATCCATTTGGCGAAGATTTGTATCCCCGTTTTAAAAAATGGTGTGATGAGTATTTTTATCTCAAACACCGTGAAGAGCCTCGTGGTATTGGTGGTATCTTTTTTGATGACTTTAATAGCTTGGGTTTCGAGCAAAGCTTTGCGATGACACGTGCCGTGGGTGATGCCTTTATTGATGCTTATTTACCGATTGTGGAACGCCGCTATAAAGAGAGTTTTACAGCCGAAGAAAAAGCGTTTCAGGAATACCGGCGTGGCCGCTATGTGGAATACAACTTGATATTCGACCGCGGGACCATTTTTGGCCTGCATTCCGGTGGACGTACCGAGTCTATCCTGATGTCGATGCCACCGGTAGTACAGTGGTGGTACAACTGGCAGCCAAAACCTGGCACACCTGAGGCTAAGCTTTATGACTATTACCTTAAGCCGCGCGACTGGCTAAACTAACTTGATATCGCACCATTTGGACACAATAAAAAAAATTGGCATTCTGGGCGGCACGTTTGATCCACCCCATCTTGGCCATCTCAAGCTGGCAACCCATTTTGCAAAAATTCTGCATCTGGATGAATTGCTGCTCATTCCGAGTGGGGAAC is drawn from Polynucleobacter arcticus and contains these coding sequences:
- the hemF gene encoding oxygen-dependent coproporphyrinogen oxidase; translation: MSALDGKAFMVDAWEKPEDSKLKGYGRTCTLDGGKILEKGGVGFSHVRGDQMPPSASHHRPELTGRSFEAMGVSVVFHPHNPKAPTTHMNVRCFIAQAPDKEPVWWFGGGFDLTPYYGVDEDCRHFHQTAKDALDPFGEDLYPRFKKWCDEYFYLKHREEPRGIGGIFFDDFNSLGFEQSFAMTRAVGDAFIDAYLPIVERRYKESFTAEEKAFQEYRRGRYVEYNLIFDRGTIFGLHSGGRTESILMSMPPVVQWWYNWQPKPGTPEAKLYDYYLKPRDWLN